The proteins below are encoded in one region of Pelagibacterium flavum:
- a CDS encoding SLC13 family permease has translation MHLFASLIEPYGALIVGVVVVGLFIAFAREWRSPEVSAAIAVSVLILLNIVSVDDLLGVLSNSAPATIAGMFVISAALVRTGALESFATWATAGAKKHPYRSLLSFLLAIAVMSAFMNNTPLVMMMIPVAVAMAREMDTPASKLLIPVSFSAILGGTCTLIGTSTNILVDSVAQRNGMEPFHIFEMAPVGITVAVAGIVTMLLARGLLPDRTTVSSISLSEASKKFVLEAVIEDNSPHVGKKAREVAAFNRSDRQLIDVLRASFSLRRHIQDVVLQPGDVVVLRTSVAELLSMKEEGDLNVPESEHMQSLGSRTSSIVEVLMGPSSGILGKTLKHLRLRRRYGVYPLALHRRGANLAERFETAPIEVGDTLLIEGAPEDLRRMVEDYDLVNVSEPAERGFRRARAPIAIGVLIAVVVGAALGLMPIAGLAVIGAATVLATRCVEPDEAVQAVDWRILGLIIAMLGVGVGMENVGLIENIVQVIAPYLVALSPLFALGVVYILSSIITEIVTNNAVAVIVTPVAIGLASSLGLDPRPFVVAVMFAASASFLTPIGYQTNTLVYSAGGYKFFDFVRIGAVMNVVVFAIAMIMIPIVWPF, from the coding sequence GTGCATTTGTTCGCTAGCCTGATTGAGCCCTACGGCGCGCTGATCGTGGGAGTGGTCGTTGTCGGTCTCTTTATTGCGTTTGCCCGAGAATGGCGCTCGCCAGAGGTAAGTGCAGCCATCGCGGTTTCCGTCCTCATTCTTCTCAACATTGTTTCGGTCGACGATCTACTGGGGGTGCTTTCCAACAGCGCCCCCGCCACGATCGCCGGCATGTTCGTGATCTCGGCGGCGCTGGTGCGCACGGGAGCGCTTGAGAGTTTCGCGACGTGGGCCACGGCCGGTGCAAAAAAGCACCCCTATCGCAGCCTGCTTTCCTTCTTGCTGGCCATAGCGGTGATGTCGGCATTCATGAACAACACGCCACTGGTGATGATGATGATTCCAGTTGCCGTGGCGATGGCGCGGGAAATGGATACGCCGGCCTCGAAATTACTTATCCCGGTTTCGTTTTCGGCCATACTGGGGGGCACATGTACGCTGATCGGGACCTCGACCAACATCCTCGTCGATAGCGTGGCGCAAAGGAACGGCATGGAACCGTTCCACATCTTCGAGATGGCCCCGGTGGGCATCACCGTCGCCGTGGCCGGTATCGTGACGATGTTGTTGGCCCGCGGTCTGCTACCCGATCGAACGACTGTCTCGTCGATTTCGCTTTCGGAGGCGAGCAAGAAATTCGTGCTCGAGGCCGTGATCGAAGACAATTCCCCCCATGTGGGCAAAAAGGCCCGCGAGGTTGCGGCGTTCAACCGGTCCGACCGGCAGCTTATCGACGTCCTGCGGGCCAGCTTTTCCTTGCGCAGGCACATTCAGGATGTGGTCCTGCAGCCCGGCGATGTCGTGGTGCTGCGCACATCGGTGGCCGAACTGCTGTCGATGAAGGAAGAAGGCGATCTCAATGTGCCTGAATCCGAACACATGCAGTCCCTCGGCAGCCGAACCTCCTCGATCGTTGAGGTGCTGATGGGGCCAAGCTCGGGAATTTTGGGCAAGACCCTGAAACACTTGCGCTTGCGCCGGCGCTACGGCGTTTATCCCCTGGCTCTGCATCGCCGCGGTGCCAATCTCGCCGAGCGGTTCGAAACCGCTCCCATTGAGGTTGGCGATACCCTGTTGATCGAGGGGGCACCCGAAGATTTGCGGCGCATGGTAGAAGACTATGATCTTGTCAATGTTTCCGAGCCCGCCGAGCGCGGTTTCCGCAGGGCTCGCGCTCCCATTGCAATCGGCGTGCTGATTGCCGTCGTTGTCGGGGCGGCACTGGGGTTGATGCCGATTGCCGGGCTGGCGGTGATCGGGGCAGCCACGGTGCTGGCCACCCGCTGTGTGGAACCCGACGAGGCCGTGCAGGCCGTCGATTGGAGAATCCTTGGCCTCATCATTGCCATGCTCGGTGTTGGCGTGGGCATGGAAAATGTTGGACTGATCGAGAATATCGTTCAGGTCATCGCGCCCTATCTGGTGGCCCTCTCACCCCTGTTCGCACTGGGCGTGGTCTATATTCTTTCCTCCATAATCACAGAAATCGTGACCAACAATGCCGTGGCGGTGATCGTCACCCCTGTGGCGATAGGGCTCGCCAGCAGTCTCGGCCTCGATCCACGGCCCTTTGTGGTGGCTGTCATGTTTGCTGCAAGCGCCAGCTTTCTCACCCCGATCGGATATCAGACCAATACGCTTGTCTATAGCGCGGGCGGATACAAGTTCTTCGACTTCGTGCGCATCGGAGCGGTGATGAACGTAGTGGTCTTCGCTATCGCCATGATTATGATTCCTATCGTCTGGCCCTTCTGA
- a CDS encoding MgtC/SapB family protein, producing the protein MEDLLALGGNPTHEPFALIAVRLLVAAVLGALIGLEREIKKHPAGLRTHMLVSTAAASFTIMTFEIYHEMVDLDADTIARLDPIRVIEAVTAGVAFLAAGAIIRSGTDIKGLTTGAGLWMAGAIGVAAGSGFFSVAVLATVLALVITMVLGQFEKRFLENKHKDKR; encoded by the coding sequence ATGGAAGATTTACTGGCGCTGGGGGGCAATCCAACTCACGAGCCGTTTGCCTTGATTGCCGTTCGGTTGCTCGTTGCAGCGGTGCTGGGCGCGCTGATCGGGCTCGAACGCGAGATCAAGAAACATCCCGCCGGTTTGCGCACGCACATGCTCGTTTCCACGGCAGCCGCCTCTTTCACGATCATGACCTTCGAAATTTATCACGAGATGGTCGATTTGGACGCCGACACCATCGCTCGGCTCGACCCCATCCGTGTCATTGAGGCCGTAACGGCGGGCGTTGCTTTTCTTGCGGCAGGTGCCATCATCCGCTCTGGGACCGATATCAAGGGTTTGACCACGGGAGCCGGGCTCTGGATGGCCGGTGCAATCGGTGTTGCGGCTGGCTCGGGGTTCTTTTCGGTCGCTGTTCTGGCGACGGTGCTGGCGCTTGTTATCACGATGGTGCTTGGCCAGTTCGAGAAGCGCTTCCTTGAGAACAAACACAAGGATAAGCGCTAG
- a CDS encoding DUF3008 family protein → MPAKSKAQQKAAGAALSAKRGEMPKKDLKGASRDMVDSMTEKELEEFASTKREDLPKKKA, encoded by the coding sequence ATGCCAGCCAAATCCAAAGCACAGCAAAAAGCAGCAGGTGCTGCCCTATCTGCAAAACGCGGTGAGATGCCGAAGAAGGATCTCAAGGGCGCTTCACGCGACATGGTCGACTCGATGACTGAAAAAGAGCTGGAAGAGTTCGCTTCGACAAAACGCGAAGACCTTCCCAAAAAGAAGGCCTAG
- a CDS encoding aminoglycoside phosphotransferase family protein, with the protein MRWSLSKLTQVAETSEAWTYKVQRDDNSPAALRIYRPGVGSPERSGSLLEWYRGDGAIRHFGTAENAVLTEWAEGRMLSEPALDGKDAQATNAIANLVGMLHVSRPNEPENLVPLREYLSDFFAADVRIWPDTARDLYARSVGIAYATLDKPAAEIPLHGAVHHDRIVLAERGWIARAPVGLWGDPAYDLAASFLHPWGKVELAADTIRINAMADAFAAKLGHKRKRILAFAAIYAANSACQALAAGESINWHLAVLPNLLAVYDLA; encoded by the coding sequence ATCCGCTGGAGCCTTTCCAAGCTTACCCAAGTGGCTGAGACCTCCGAAGCCTGGACCTATAAGGTGCAGCGCGACGACAACAGCCCCGCGGCATTGCGTATCTACAGGCCAGGCGTTGGAAGCCCTGAGAGGTCCGGCAGCCTGCTCGAATGGTATCGCGGGGATGGAGCCATACGCCATTTCGGCACCGCCGAGAATGCAGTTCTGACCGAGTGGGCAGAAGGCAGGATGCTGTCCGAACCCGCGCTGGACGGAAAGGATGCGCAGGCAACAAATGCAATCGCCAATCTGGTGGGCATGCTGCATGTCAGCCGCCCCAACGAACCAGAGAACCTGGTGCCGTTGCGTGAGTATCTGAGCGATTTTTTTGCCGCTGATGTCCGGATATGGCCCGATACGGCGCGCGACCTATATGCGCGCTCGGTGGGCATAGCCTATGCGACGCTCGATAAACCCGCAGCCGAAATTCCGCTGCATGGCGCCGTTCATCACGACCGAATCGTACTGGCGGAGCGAGGTTGGATCGCGCGGGCGCCCGTAGGCCTTTGGGGCGATCCGGCTTATGATCTTGCAGCCAGCTTCCTGCACCCATGGGGGAAGGTAGAGCTTGCGGCCGACACGATACGGATCAATGCAATGGCCGATGCCTTTGCGGCCAAACTCGGCCACAAGCGCAAGCGCATCCTCGCGTTCGCCGCGATCTATGCAGCCAATTCAGCCTGTCAGGCACTCGCAGCCGGAGAGTCCATCAACTGGCATCTGGCCGTGTTGCCAAACTTGCTGGCGGTTTACGATCTGGCGTGA
- the yacG gene encoding DNA gyrase inhibitor YacG, giving the protein MPDNITRLRTPKPCPICNKPSVQQFHPFCSARCADVDLNRWLKGTYVIPGAASSADEDDADSSPSDDED; this is encoded by the coding sequence ATGCCCGACAACATAACGCGTCTGCGCACGCCAAAACCGTGCCCGATCTGCAACAAGCCCTCAGTGCAGCAGTTCCACCCCTTCTGCTCGGCCCGCTGCGCCGATGTCGATCTCAATCGCTGGCTCAAGGGCACCTATGTGATCCCGGGCGCAGCATCATCGGCCGACGAGGACGACGCAGATTCGAGTCCGTCGGACGATGAGGATTGA
- a CDS encoding Maf family nucleotide pyrophosphatase, producing MSSRRPELILASASPRRLALLNQIGIEPDHLIPGHVDETPEKGELPRRLAQRLAHAKAVEVRNKARLAGLAAESVILAADTVVAVGRRILPKAETMDEAASCLRLLSGRAHRVFTGVCVLSASGHARERLVDTRIRFKRLSNKEIEAYLASGEWNGKAGGYAIQGIAGAFAVKLSGSYSAVVGLPLFETVGLLTGEGYPVQFNWLNATTLPGV from the coding sequence GTGTCCAGCAGACGCCCCGAACTCATTCTCGCTTCGGCCTCGCCGCGTCGGCTCGCGCTTCTCAACCAGATCGGCATCGAACCCGACCACCTGATTCCCGGGCATGTGGATGAAACACCGGAAAAGGGTGAGCTGCCGCGCCGTCTGGCCCAGCGCCTCGCCCATGCCAAGGCGGTCGAGGTGCGCAACAAGGCGCGCCTGGCCGGATTGGCGGCTGAATCGGTGATCCTTGCCGCCGATACGGTCGTTGCCGTCGGCCGTCGGATTTTGCCCAAGGCGGAAACCATGGACGAGGCGGCAAGCTGCCTTCGGCTCCTGTCGGGCCGCGCACATCGGGTGTTTACCGGTGTGTGTGTTCTGTCGGCATCCGGACATGCCCGCGAGCGCCTGGTCGATACCCGCATCCGCTTCAAGCGCCTTTCCAATAAGGAAATCGAAGCCTATCTGGCCAGCGGCGAGTGGAATGGCAAGGCCGGAGGATACGCCATTCAGGGCATCGCGGGAGCCTTTGCGGTCAAACTGAGCGGGTCTTATTCCGCTGTCGTAGGCTTGCCGCTGTTTGAAACCGTCGGCCTCTTGACCGGGGAGGGCTATCCCGTCCAGTTCAACTGGCTCAACGCGACGACACTGCCAGGGGTCTAG
- the infA gene encoding translation initiation factor IF-1 yields the protein MAKEEVLEFPGVVTELLPNATFRVKLENEHEIIAHTAGRMRKNRIRVLAGDKVLVEMTPYDLTKGRITYRFK from the coding sequence ATGGCAAAGGAAGAAGTGCTCGAATTTCCGGGCGTTGTCACCGAATTGCTTCCCAACGCGACATTCCGCGTTAAGCTCGAGAACGAACACGAGATCATCGCTCACACGGCCGGGCGCATGCGCAAGAACCGTATTCGCGTTCTGGCCGGCGATAAGGTGCTCGTGGAAATGACACCCTACGATCTGACCAAGGGTCGCATCACCTACCGCTTCAAGTAA
- a CDS encoding UPF0262 family protein, with translation MDKRPFDPETDRIVTVTLDPTTITSVDPDEVHEWRVAIYDLIDSNRFYPARVTAKGPYALHLSIIHNHIVLDVRHPETFSPIAAHYLSLTPFRSLIRDYFRIRESYYEAIRSASTFQIEAVDMGRRGLHNQAAELLIERLNNKLVMDLETARRLFTLICAVQPYAARVTEQESELPTILFVCSMNSVRSPIAAALARKHFPGRLVARSAGVRSGKVDHFVHQVMEEVGIDMSVHTPHTMDELVASNFDIIVTLADDAKKAVADRGLEAAVMEHWSPADPSEMEGSRDVVLGAYRELRDTMDIKLRTALEPMLARAGKSA, from the coding sequence ATGGATAAGCGGCCCTTCGATCCCGAAACCGACAGGATCGTCACAGTCACGCTTGACCCTACAACCATAACCTCGGTCGATCCCGACGAAGTTCATGAATGGCGCGTTGCCATCTATGACCTGATTGATTCCAATCGCTTTTATCCCGCACGGGTCACGGCCAAGGGCCCGTACGCCCTGCACCTGTCGATCATCCACAACCATATTGTGCTCGACGTCCGGCACCCCGAAACCTTCAGCCCGATTGCCGCGCATTATCTTTCACTCACCCCCTTCAGAAGTCTGATCCGGGACTATTTCCGCATCCGCGAAAGCTATTATGAAGCGATCCGCTCGGCGTCGACCTTCCAGATCGAAGCGGTGGATATGGGCCGGCGCGGCCTGCACAATCAGGCCGCCGAACTTCTGATCGAGCGGCTCAACAACAAGCTGGTGATGGATCTCGAAACCGCCCGCCGGCTTTTCACACTGATCTGCGCTGTACAGCCCTATGCAGCGCGGGTGACCGAGCAGGAAAGCGAGCTGCCGACGATTCTTTTCGTGTGTTCGATGAATTCGGTGCGCTCGCCCATTGCCGCGGCGCTGGCCCGCAAACATTTCCCCGGACGCCTCGTTGCCCGCTCTGCCGGCGTACGCTCGGGCAAGGTCGACCACTTTGTCCACCAGGTGATGGAAGAAGTCGGTATCGATATGTCGGTCCACACTCCCCACACGATGGATGAATTGGTGGCTTCCAATTTCGACATCATCGTGACCCTGGCCGATGATGCAAAAAAGGCGGTGGCCGATCGCGGGCTTGAGGCCGCAGTCATGGAACACTGGTCGCCCGCCGATCCATCCGAGATGGAAGGCAGTCGCGACGTGGTTTTGGGCGCTTACCGTGAGTTGCGCGACACCATGGACATCAAGTTGCGCACCGCGCTCGAACCTATGCTTGCAAGGGCTGGAAAAAGCGCCTGA
- the hisD gene encoding histidinol dehydrogenase, which translates to MTALLSSAEPGFAQAFETLLGSKREASVEVGSTVAAIIADVRARGDAALIDLTRKFDELELTPQTMRFSADEIDAAYETVSPQIRDALTLAHKRITAHHEKQMPVDHVYTDEIGVTLGSRWTAVEAAGLYVPGGLASYPSSVLMNAIPAKVAGVERLAMVVPTPNGMVNPAILAAAKIAGVSEIYRVGGAQAIAALAFGTETIAPVAKITGPGNAYVAAAKRQVFGTVGIDMIAGPSEVLIIADGSANPAWVAADLLAQAEHGAGAQSILLTTDPVLARSVFAEVERQLATLRAPDNARQGWEEFGAIITVGTLDEAMPLANRIASEHVELALDDPEPWIGKIRNAGAIFVGHHTPESIGDYVGGSNHVLPTARSARFASGLGVLDFVKRTSILGCTPGALAELADATVTLAETEGLQAHGKSVSIRLNR; encoded by the coding sequence ATGACTGCACTTCTTTCAAGCGCTGAACCGGGCTTTGCGCAGGCCTTCGAGACACTTCTTGGCTCCAAGCGTGAAGCATCGGTCGAGGTGGGTTCAACTGTTGCGGCCATCATTGCTGATGTGCGGGCACGCGGTGATGCCGCACTGATCGATCTGACGCGGAAATTCGACGAGCTGGAGCTTACGCCGCAAACAATGCGGTTCTCGGCCGACGAAATCGATGCGGCCTACGAAACCGTTTCGCCCCAAATTCGCGATGCGCTGACGCTTGCGCACAAACGCATTACTGCCCATCACGAAAAGCAGATGCCTGTCGATCACGTCTACACTGATGAGATCGGCGTTACGCTGGGAAGCCGCTGGACGGCTGTTGAAGCCGCAGGGCTCTATGTGCCGGGCGGACTGGCGTCCTACCCGTCCTCGGTGCTCATGAACGCCATTCCAGCCAAGGTGGCGGGCGTTGAGCGGCTGGCCATGGTGGTGCCCACCCCGAACGGTATGGTCAATCCCGCCATTCTTGCCGCGGCAAAAATCGCCGGTGTTTCGGAAATTTACCGTGTCGGGGGAGCCCAGGCGATTGCGGCACTGGCCTTCGGCACCGAAACCATCGCCCCCGTTGCCAAGATCACCGGGCCAGGCAATGCCTATGTGGCCGCCGCCAAGCGCCAGGTCTTCGGTACGGTGGGCATTGATATGATTGCGGGGCCCTCCGAGGTGCTCATTATCGCCGATGGTTCGGCCAACCCCGCCTGGGTCGCGGCCGACCTTCTGGCTCAAGCCGAGCATGGAGCAGGGGCGCAATCGATCCTTCTGACCACCGATCCGGTTTTGGCGCGTTCTGTATTTGCAGAAGTCGAGCGGCAATTGGCAACGCTTCGGGCGCCCGACAATGCCCGACAGGGTTGGGAGGAGTTCGGCGCGATTATCACTGTAGGCACTCTCGATGAGGCCATGCCGCTCGCCAACCGCATCGCATCAGAGCATGTGGAACTCGCGCTCGATGATCCCGAACCGTGGATCGGCAAAATTCGCAATGCGGGCGCTATTTTCGTTGGCCATCACACCCCCGAATCGATCGGCGATTATGTGGGGGGCTCCAACCACGTCCTGCCGACGGCGCGCTCGGCGCGCTTTGCATCCGGGCTTGGCGTGCTCGATTTCGTCAAGCGTACCTCGATTCTGGGCTGCACGCCCGGGGCTTTGGCAGAGCTTGCCGACGCCACGGTCACACTGGCAGAAACCGAGGGGCTCCAAGCCCACGGAAAATCGGTCTCGATAAGGCTCAACCGCTGA
- a CDS encoding DUF2948 family protein: protein MTSIDPLPKATMTDLKLLALDSEDLEIVSAHVQDAVVRVGDMGYSKNDRRFVLLMNRYAWEAGDKRGQRKRAGLHFDHVTAAHAEGFDLNSKDGVLELLAVTFEPTDAPAGQVLLTFAGGGRVRLDAECLEARLRDLGGVWAARAQPKHDVD, encoded by the coding sequence ATGACCTCCATCGATCCTCTACCCAAGGCCACCATGACCGACCTCAAGCTTTTGGCGCTCGACAGCGAAGACCTCGAGATCGTTTCCGCCCACGTACAGGATGCTGTCGTCAGGGTCGGCGACATGGGCTATTCCAAAAATGACCGCCGCTTCGTGCTGCTCATGAACCGCTATGCCTGGGAAGCTGGTGATAAGCGCGGTCAACGCAAGCGGGCCGGTTTGCATTTCGATCACGTTACCGCGGCGCATGCTGAAGGGTTCGATCTCAATTCCAAGGATGGCGTTCTTGAACTGCTCGCCGTGACCTTTGAGCCGACCGATGCGCCTGCGGGGCAGGTCTTGCTTACCTTTGCGGGCGGTGGCAGGGTGCGGCTCGACGCTGAATGTCTCGAAGCGCGTCTTCGCGATCTCGGCGGGGTGTGGGCCGCCAGGGCCCAGCCCAAGCACGACGTCGACTGA